TCCGTTGTGCGGACTGCGAAATTTTGAGCACAAAGTAATCAGAACTCGAGGAGCAGGACAAGTCGGAAATCCATTCGGGTACCTCGGTGGAGTGAGTGGAAACGGTGGCTGCGTCGATGGAAGGGGCGGAGATGCCGGCGGCGTAGGTTGGAGGGGCCACCCACAATCTCGATTGCAGCGACGAGTGGGGGCGGCCTGGCCGCGATCTGCGAGTCGATGCGGGGAAGCTGGGCGCCGGGGGTGGCGACGCGGAAGCAGGCGACGTGGTCCTCCAGCAGCCGCTCGTGAAGCGGGTGGGCCGCGACGgccttcttctccctctccgcgCTGTCGTTGCTCCCGCT
This region of Lolium perenne isolate Kyuss_39 chromosome 2, Kyuss_2.0, whole genome shotgun sequence genomic DNA includes:
- the LOC127336980 gene encoding homeobox protein knotted-1-like 2 — translated: MDVAPAATSSPKPSFSQSGSNDSAEREKKAVAAHPLHERLLEDHVACFRVATPGAQLPRIDSQIAARPPPLVAAIEIVGGPSNLRRRHLRPFHRRSHRFHSLHRGASVLVQEPSKLSTS